The following coding sequences are from one Macaca nemestrina isolate mMacNem1 chromosome 1, mMacNem.hap1, whole genome shotgun sequence window:
- the LOC105484733 gene encoding tyrosine-protein phosphatase non-receptor type 7 isoform X2, protein MVQACGGRSRAQPLTLSLGAAMTQPPPAKTPAKKHVRLQERRGSNVALMLDVRSLGAVEPICSVNTPREVTLHFLRTAGHPLTRWALQHQPPSPKQLEEEFLKIPSNFVSPEDLDIPGHASKDRYKTILPNPQSRVCLGRAQSQEDGDYINANYIRGYDGKEKVYIATQGPMPNTVSDFWEMVWQEEVSLIVMLTQLREGKEKCVHYWPTEEETYGPFQIRIQDMKECPEYTVRQLTIQYREECRSVKHILFSAWPDHQTPESAGPLLRLVAEVEESPETAARPGPIVVHCSAGIGRTGCFIATRIGCQQLKARGEVDILGIVCQLRLDRGGMIQTAEQYQFLHHTLALYAGQLPEEPSP, encoded by the exons ATGGTCCAGGCCTGTGGGGGGCGCTCCAGAGCACAGCCGCTGACCTTGTCTTTGGGGGCAGCCATGACCCAGCCTCCGCCTGCCAAAACGCCAGCCAAGAAGCATGTACGGCTGCAGGAGAG GCGGGGCTCCAATGTGGCTCTGATGTTGGACGTTCGGTCGCTGGGGGCCGTAGAACCCATCTGCTCCGTGAACACACCCCGGGAGGTCACCCTACATTTCCTGCGCACTGCTGGACACCCTCTTACCCGCTGGGCCCTTCAGCACCAGCCACCCAGCCCCAAGCAGCTGGAAGAAGAATTCTTG AAGATCCCTTCAAACTTTGTCAGCCCCGAAGACCTGGACATCCCTGGCCACGCCTCCAAGGACCGATACAAGACCATCTTGCCAA ATCCCCAGAGCCGTGTCTGTCTAGGCCGGGCACAGAGCCAGGAGGACGGAGATTACATCAATGCCAACTACATCCGA GGCTATGATGGGAAGGAGAAGGTCTACATTGCCACCCAGGGCCCCATGCCCAACACTGTGTCGGACTTCTGGGAGATGGTGTGGCAAGAGGAAGTGTCCCTCATTGTCATGCTCACTCAGCTCCGAGAGGGCAAGGAG AAATGTGTCCACTACTGGCCCACAGAAGAGGAAACCTATGGACCCTTCCAGATTCGCATCCAGGACATGAAAGAGTGCCCAGAATACACTGTGCGGCAGCTCACCATCCAG TACCGGGAAGAGTGCCGGTCAGTAAAGCACATCCTCTTCTCAGCCTGGCCCGACCACCAGACACCAGAATCAGCTGGGCCCCTGCTGCGCCTAGTGGCAGAGGTGGAGGAGAGCCCGGAGACAGCTGCCCGCCCCGGGCCCATTGTAGTCCACTGCAG TGCAGGGATTGGCCGGACAGGCTGCTTCATCGCCACGCGAATTGGCTGTCAACAGCTGAAGGCCCGAGGGGAAGTGGACATTCTGGGCATTGTGTGCCAACTGCGGCTAGACAG AGGGGGGATGATCCAGACGGCAGAGCAGTACCAGTTCCTGCACCACACTTTGGCCCTGTATGCAGGCCAGCTTCCAGAGGAACCCAGCCCCTGA